The Leptodactylus fuscus isolate aLepFus1 chromosome 3, aLepFus1.hap2, whole genome shotgun sequence genome has a segment encoding these proteins:
- the LOC142198531 gene encoding extracellular calcium-sensing receptor-like, with amino-acid sequence MVIGGVFPVQRSSSVGPTMYTSNPASHTCDNRSFRWIRSMMYAIEQINNSTHLLPNVSVGYAIYDTCDNIAEVTKQIFMLISGSGANTKGIPNYQCQDKPILSAVIGESASVISIAMARILGTYHYPQVSYFSSINVLSNKDEFPSFFRTIPSDTFQTTALAAIVEHFGWKWVGTLAEDNDYGHVGVQLFTEQVVRLGACIAFSETIPLTYSRTKYLQIAETIKQSSANVIIVFSGDTNLLPLVWEIAKQNITGKTWLASEGWSTSAFVIEKEHTRFFSGTLGLAIPIGKIPGLKNFLLQLNTQQKPVDSITKSFWEHSFMCIWADQTGIANNMTICTGNEDLSSVNNAYTDVSQLRISCNVYNAVYAIAHALHSLWSCDNESCIKEHSLEPYELVKALKAVNFTDPDGNHHYFDKNGDPVAKYDIVNWQMGENGLLSYKKVGSYYGSTILDYQLVIDEQTTLWNGGQSQSPLSECSARCKPGFRKSIIQGQPVCCFSCIPCPDGEIANETDSTDCIKCPPDYWSNRNRDACIPKEVDYLSFGEPLGITFSVAAGFGICQTLLVIGVFIKYRNTPIVRANNLEVSFLLLMSLTLSFIGAYTFLGEPTTYLCVLRQIVFGISFVLTISCILVKTLVVTLAFTMSRPNQSVMKYFRPSHQRVLVGFTTIIQILICVGFLSSTSSFTKKNRETVLTKIILECNRESELVFLVSFGYIGLLAVLCFILAFLARKLPDSFNEAKFITFSLLVFVMVWVSFIPAYVSTSGKYVTAVEIFAILSSAAGLLACIFYPKCYIILVKPEENSKKKLTGRPYHKK; translated from the exons ATGGTGATTGGAGGAGTTTTCCCTGTCCAAAGATCTAGCAGTGTTGGTCCTACCATGTACACATCAAACCCAGCATCTCATACATGTGATAATAG GAGCTTCCGTTGGATCAGATCTATGATGTATGCCATAGAGCAGATTAATAATAGCACTCACCTTCTCCCTAATGTATCAGTAGGATATGCAATCTATGACACTTGTGATAATATAGCCGAAGTTACAAAACAGATTTTCATGTTGATCTCTGGATCTGGAGCCAACACAAAAGGTATACCAAACTATCAATGCCAGGATAAACCTATATTATCTGCAGTTATTGGTGAATCAGCTTCAGTTATATCCATAGCAATGGCAAGGATACTGGGCACCTACCACTATCCACAG GTTAGCTATTTTTCCTCCATAAATGTCCTAAGTAATAAAGATGAATTCCCTTCCTTCTTTCGGACCATACCAAGTGACACATTTCAAACCACTGCTTTGGCGGCCATAGTAGAACACTTTGGCTGGAAGTGGGTAGGCACCCTAGCTGAAGACAATGACTATGGGCATGTTGGAGTCCAGCTCTTCACTGAGCAGGTTGTACGACTTGGAGCCTGTATTGCATTCTCAGAGACAATTCCTTTAACGTATTCCAGGACGAAATACCTGCAAATTGCTGAAACTATAAAACAATCCTCAGCCAATGTTATCATTGTATTCTCCGGAGACACCAACCTTCTACCACTGGTTTGGGAAATAGCCAAGCAAAATATTACCGGTAAAACCTGGCTGGCAAGTGAAGGCTGGAGCACATCTGCATTTGTCATAGAAAAGGAGCATACTCGTTTTTTTAGTGGCACACTGGGGCTAGCAATACCCATAGGGAAAATTCCAGGCTTGAAAAACTTCCTGCTCCAGCTGAACACTCAACAGAAGCCTGTAGATAGTATAACAAAATCATTTTGGGAACACTCTTTCATGTGTATCTGGGCTGATCAAACTGGAATAGCAAATAATATGACTATTTGTACTGGTAATGAGGATCTCTCATCGGTGAACAATGCATATACAGATGTGTCACAACTGAGAATTAGCTGCAATGTCTACAATGCGGTATATGCTATTGCACATGCGCTGCATAGTTTATGGTCTTGTGACAATGAGTCATGTATTAAAGAGCACAGTCTAGAGCCCTATGAG TTAGTAAAAGCTTTGAAAGCTGTCAATTTCACAGATCCCGATGGAAATCATCACTATTTTGACAAAAATGGAGATCCAGTGGCAAAATACGATATTGTTAACTGGCAGATGGGAGAAAATGGCCTCCTAAGCTACAAGAAGGTTGGCAGCTACTATGGCAGCACAATTTTGGACTATCAGCTAGTGATTGATGAACAAACGACCTTGTGGAATGGAGGCCAGTCTCAG TCTCCACTATCAGAGTGCAGTGCAAGATGCAAACCTGGATTTAGAAAAAGCATTATACAGGGGCAACCAGTCTGCTGCTTCAGCTGTATTCCATGCCCAGATGGTGAAATAGCCAATGAAACGG ACTCTACTGACTGTATAAAGTGTCCACCAGACTACTGGTCTAATAGGAACAGAGATGCTTGTATCCCCAAGGAGGTAGATTACCTGTCTTTCGGAGAGCCACTTGGAATCACGTTTTCTGTAGCTGCTGGGTTTGGTATCTGTCAAACTCTTCTGGTCATAGGGGTGTTCATAAAATATAGAAATACCCCAATTGTCAGAGCCAACAACTTAGAAGTGAGCTTCTTGCTCCTTATGTCATTGACATTGTCTTTTATAGGTGCGTATACTTTCCTTGGAGAACCCACCACTTACCTATGTGTCCTCAGACAAATAGTGTTTGGTATAAGCTTTGTCTTAACCATATCATGTATCCTAGTCAAAACATTAGTTGTCACTCTTGCTTTTACAATGTCAAGGCCTAACCAGAGTGTCATGAAATACTTCCGCCCATCTCATCAGAGAGTATTAGTTGGATTTACAACAATTATTCAGATTCTCATCTGCGTTGGGTTCTTATCATCCACTTCTTCTTTTACAAAGAAAAACAGGGAAACGGTATTGACTAAGATAATTCTAGAATGCAACAGGGAGTCGGAGCTGGTATTTTTGGTTTCTTTTGGATATATTGGCCTGCTGGCAGTACTTTGCTTCATCTTGGCTTTTCTGGCCAGGAAATTGCcagacagttttaatgaggcaAAGTTTATAACATTCAGTCTATTGGTGTTTGTCATGGTCTGGGTGAGCTTCATTCCTGCTTATGTTAGCACTAGTGGCAAATATGTTACTGCCGTGGAGATCTTTGCTATTCTGTCATCTGCTGCTGGATTGCTTGCTTGTATATTCTATCCTAAATGTTACATTATATTGGTAAAACCAGAGGAAAACTCAAAGAAAAAACTCACCGGACGGCCTTACCATAAAAAATAA